A region of Anaeromusa acidaminophila DSM 3853 DNA encodes the following proteins:
- the rplJ gene encoding 50S ribosomal protein L10 — translation MAITAAKQATVAELKEKLTSAKGAVLVNYRGLTVAQDTKLRRQLREAGVDYRVVKNTMTRIAAQEAGLEGLDVYLEGPTAMAISTTDPVAPAKIITDFVKEHKLQVLEVKAGLVEGNVIDEKGVKALASLPSREVLIAKMLGSMQSPITGLVNVLQGNIRNLVYALDAVRQQKESA, via the coding sequence TGCAAAACAAGCGACAGTAGCAGAACTGAAAGAAAAACTGACCAGTGCCAAAGGCGCTGTATTAGTAAACTATCGTGGTCTCACTGTTGCTCAAGACACTAAATTGCGCCGTCAACTGCGTGAAGCTGGCGTGGACTACCGTGTTGTCAAAAACACGATGACCCGCATTGCTGCTCAGGAAGCGGGCCTGGAAGGTTTGGACGTCTATTTGGAAGGTCCGACCGCCATGGCAATTTCCACAACCGATCCTGTAGCTCCTGCCAAAATCATTACTGATTTTGTGAAAGAGCATAAACTACAGGTATTGGAAGTTAAAGCGGGCTTGGTGGAAGGTAATGTCATCGATGAAAAAGGTGTCAAAGCCCTTGCCAGCTTGCCGTCCCGGGAGGTCCTTATTGCCAAGATGCTCGGCAGCATGCAGTCCCCGATCACGGGCCTGGTCAACGTGCTCCAAGGAAACATCCGCAATTTGGTCTATGCATTGGATGCAGTTCGCCAACAAAAAGAGTCGGCGTAA